One stretch of Zingiber officinale cultivar Zhangliang chromosome 6B, Zo_v1.1, whole genome shotgun sequence DNA includes these proteins:
- the LOC121993185 gene encoding uncharacterized CRM domain-containing protein At3g25440, chloroplastic-like isoform X2, with translation MISACRRLAKSERVGLFRGVISTCGRSRNPLFDRTRWQSVRFSSSALVTLDTDGDVARFSIGIPNAKLGVSVKKPQKKWRKVKLDELKIYRRRTRKKMESPDPEVRIRCKLEKAKRKEEWLIEKLSKYEIPKAPLPVHAPEILTDEEKFYLKRTSEKKENYVPVGRRGVFGGVVLNMHMHWKKHETVKVVCKPCRPGQIHEYAKELERLSQGTVIDIKANNNTIIFYRGKNYVRPDIMSPPDTLSKPEALEKYRFEQSLEGTSQVIEKLEQDLEEYHKYVALHKKNKDISTEETANEEYNADSV, from the exons ATGATTTCGGCGTGTCGTCGTCTTGCGAAGAGCGAGAGAGTCGGGTTGTTCCGTGGAGTGATTTCTACGTGCGGGCGCTCAAGGAACCCTCTTTTCGATCGGACAAG GTGGCAATCAGTCAGATTTAGCAGCAGTGCACTGGTGACACTTGATACAGATGGTGATGTGGCCAGATTTTCCATTGGCATACCAAATGCCAAACTAGGAGTCTCAGTAAAAAAGCCGCAGAAGAAGTGGAGAAAAGTGAAATTGGATGAGCTCAAAATATACCGCCGGAGGACGAGAAAGAAGATGGAATCACCGGACCCTGAAGTCAGGATTCGGTGCAAGCTTGAAAAG gcaaaaagaaaagaagagtggCTGATCGAGAAGCTGAGTAAATATGAAATTCCAAAAGCTCCATTGCCAGTCCATGCTCCTGAAATCCTCACtgatgaagagaaattttatctAAAACGCACAAGCGAGAAGAAGGAGAATTATGTGCCTGTCGGGAGGCGAGGCGTATTTGGTGGTGTGGTCCTAAATATGCATATGCATTGGAAGAAGCATGAGACAGTGAAAGTAGTTTGCAAGCCTTGTAGACCAGGCCAGATTCATGAATATGCCAAAGAACTCGAGAGGCTCAGCCAGGGAACGGTGATCGATATTAAGGCCAACAACAACACTATCATATTTTACAGGGGGAAGAACTATGTTCGACCTGATATAATGTCACCTCCTGATACACTTTCTAAGCCAGAG GCATTGGAGAAATATAGATTTGAGCAATCTCTTGAGGGCACTAGTCAAGTTATTGAAAAGCTAGAACAGGACTTAGAAGAGTACCACAAGTATGTTGCATTGCACAAGAAGAATAAAGATATCTCTACTGAAGAAACAGCCAATGAAGAATATAATGCTGACAGTGTATAA
- the LOC121993185 gene encoding uncharacterized CRM domain-containing protein At3g25440, chloroplastic-like isoform X1, with amino-acid sequence MISACRRLAKSERVGLFRGVISTCGRSRNPLFDRTSYSFKRFDNGNYLKDGTSYMLNNICIPHFSLFAFSDLYRDKSVAPLSQWPITSLVDRNTIRWQSVRFSSSALVTLDTDGDVARFSIGIPNAKLGVSVKKPQKKWRKVKLDELKIYRRRTRKKMESPDPEVRIRCKLEKAKRKEEWLIEKLSKYEIPKAPLPVHAPEILTDEEKFYLKRTSEKKENYVPVGRRGVFGGVVLNMHMHWKKHETVKVVCKPCRPGQIHEYAKELERLSQGTVIDIKANNNTIIFYRGKNYVRPDIMSPPDTLSKPEALEKYRFEQSLEGTSQVIEKLEQDLEEYHKYVALHKKNKDISTEETANEEYNADSV; translated from the exons ATGATTTCGGCGTGTCGTCGTCTTGCGAAGAGCGAGAGAGTCGGGTTGTTCCGTGGAGTGATTTCTACGTGCGGGCGCTCAAGGAACCCTCTTTTCGATCGGACAAG TTACTCGTTTAAGAGATTTGACAATGGAAATTACTTGAAAGATGGAACATCATATATGCTGAACAACATATGTATTCcacatttttctttatttgcattttCCGACTTGTATCGCGACAAGTCTGTGGCACCTTTGTCTCAGTGGCCAATAACTTCTTTGGTCGATCGTAACACAATTAGGTGGCAATCAGTCAGATTTAGCAGCAGTGCACTGGTGACACTTGATACAGATGGTGATGTGGCCAGATTTTCCATTGGCATACCAAATGCCAAACTAGGAGTCTCAGTAAAAAAGCCGCAGAAGAAGTGGAGAAAAGTGAAATTGGATGAGCTCAAAATATACCGCCGGAGGACGAGAAAGAAGATGGAATCACCGGACCCTGAAGTCAGGATTCGGTGCAAGCTTGAAAAG gcaaaaagaaaagaagagtggCTGATCGAGAAGCTGAGTAAATATGAAATTCCAAAAGCTCCATTGCCAGTCCATGCTCCTGAAATCCTCACtgatgaagagaaattttatctAAAACGCACAAGCGAGAAGAAGGAGAATTATGTGCCTGTCGGGAGGCGAGGCGTATTTGGTGGTGTGGTCCTAAATATGCATATGCATTGGAAGAAGCATGAGACAGTGAAAGTAGTTTGCAAGCCTTGTAGACCAGGCCAGATTCATGAATATGCCAAAGAACTCGAGAGGCTCAGCCAGGGAACGGTGATCGATATTAAGGCCAACAACAACACTATCATATTTTACAGGGGGAAGAACTATGTTCGACCTGATATAATGTCACCTCCTGATACACTTTCTAAGCCAGAG GCATTGGAGAAATATAGATTTGAGCAATCTCTTGAGGGCACTAGTCAAGTTATTGAAAAGCTAGAACAGGACTTAGAAGAGTACCACAAGTATGTTGCATTGCACAAGAAGAATAAAGATATCTCTACTGAAGAAACAGCCAATGAAGAATATAATGCTGACAGTGTATAA